In a single window of the Paenibacillus sp. MMS20-IR301 genome:
- a CDS encoding PIN/TRAM domain-containing protein: MWKKIVLTLAGLSGAWSGYSLYHAAEIGFPEGMGKLGDSLPVEGSILFAVLGAIIFLFAGTLCADWAGSKLREAVQYCSRIPMSELAAGAAGLTGGLLLSLLMVPAMAWLGKAGELLQVAATLSLGYLGLRIGLEKKEELASLWTTGRWGRAAEPEGRGPEEHKILDTSVIIDGRIADICKTGFIEGTIVIPEFVLEELQHIADSSDLLKRNRGRRGLDILNKIQKELDVKVLIYEGDFEEISEVDSKLVKLAKVLHGKVVTNDFNLNKVCELQGVSVLNINDLANAVKPVVLPGEEIIVQVIKDGKEHGQGVAYLDDGTMIVVEGGRDYIGTTMEVLVTSVLQTSAGRMIFAKPKLLEKAQ, translated from the coding sequence ATGTGGAAAAAAATCGTGTTAACGCTGGCCGGATTAAGTGGAGCCTGGTCCGGTTATTCGCTGTATCATGCCGCAGAAATAGGGTTCCCTGAAGGGATGGGGAAACTGGGAGATAGCTTGCCCGTGGAAGGAAGCATTTTGTTTGCGGTGCTGGGTGCCATTATTTTTTTGTTTGCGGGGACGTTATGCGCGGATTGGGCGGGTTCAAAACTGCGGGAGGCGGTCCAGTACTGTTCACGTATACCCATGAGCGAGCTGGCGGCAGGTGCGGCAGGGCTTACAGGTGGTCTGCTGCTGTCGCTGCTGATGGTTCCGGCCATGGCCTGGCTGGGCAAAGCCGGAGAACTGCTGCAGGTAGCCGCGACGCTGTCACTTGGTTATCTGGGTCTGCGGATCGGCCTGGAGAAGAAGGAGGAGCTGGCTTCACTCTGGACTACTGGACGCTGGGGGCGTGCTGCTGAACCGGAGGGGCGGGGTCCTGAGGAGCATAAGATCCTCGACACTAGTGTCATTATTGACGGACGGATTGCAGATATCTGCAAAACAGGTTTCATCGAAGGGACGATTGTCATTCCGGAGTTCGTGCTGGAGGAGCTGCAGCATATTGCAGATTCCTCTGATCTCCTGAAGCGTAACCGCGGACGCAGGGGGCTTGATATCCTTAACAAGATTCAGAAAGAGCTGGATGTCAAAGTGCTGATCTACGAAGGGGACTTCGAGGAGATTTCCGAGGTGGACAGCAAGCTGGTCAAGCTGGCCAAGGTGCTGCACGGCAAAGTGGTTACTAATGACTTCAACCTTAACAAGGTTTGTGAGCTTCAGGGTGTTTCCGTGCTGAACATCAATGATTTGGCCAATGCAGTCAAACCGGTGGTTCTGCCGGGTGAAGAAATTATTGTGCAGGTGATCAAGGACGGCAAAGAACATGGTCAAGGCGTCGCTTATCTGGATGACGGTACGATGATTGTAGTCGAAGGCGGCCGCGATTATATCGGCACCACGATGGAGGTTCTCGTGACCAGCGTGCTGCAGACCTCTGCGGGCCGGATGATTTTTGCCAAACCAAAGCTTCTGGAAAAAGCGCAATAA
- the ispD gene encoding 2-C-methyl-D-erythritol 4-phosphate cytidylyltransferase encodes MSNSVGAVIVAAGRGTRMGTAESKQYLLLQGKPIIVHTLEVFQKHELISEIVLVTGEEDVERCRQWVQAFKLDKVSMVIPGGSERQHSVRRGLGELTADWVMVHDGVRPFVQDSEIEACYEAARSTGAAVLAVPVKDTIKQVDNAGKVLSTPDRRSLWAIQTPQTFRLSDLLAAYHEAERDGFLGTDDSSLAERSGIPVSVVEGSYRNIKITTPEDLEFAEFTVRSRGEE; translated from the coding sequence ATGTCAAACAGTGTAGGAGCCGTTATCGTCGCGGCAGGCAGAGGAACCCGCATGGGAACGGCAGAGAGCAAGCAATATTTGCTGCTGCAGGGTAAACCGATTATCGTACACACCCTGGAGGTTTTTCAGAAGCATGAGCTCATCTCCGAAATCGTGCTGGTCACCGGCGAAGAGGATGTAGAGCGCTGCCGGCAGTGGGTACAGGCCTTTAAGCTGGACAAGGTATCCATGGTTATCCCGGGAGGGTCTGAACGCCAGCATTCGGTACGCCGGGGACTGGGAGAGCTTACGGCCGACTGGGTAATGGTACATGACGGTGTTAGGCCCTTTGTACAGGACAGTGAGATTGAGGCCTGTTATGAAGCGGCCCGGTCTACCGGAGCTGCGGTGCTTGCCGTGCCGGTTAAGGATACGATCAAGCAGGTGGACAATGCGGGCAAAGTGTTGTCTACGCCGGACCGGCGAAGTCTGTGGGCGATTCAGACCCCGCAGACTTTTCGTTTGTCTGATTTGCTAGCGGCCTACCATGAAGCGGAGCGAGACGGCTTCCTCGGCACAGACGACTCCAGTCTGGCGGAACGCAGCGGCATTCCCGTTTCTGTAGTTGAAGGAAGCTACAGGAATATTAAGATCACGACACCGGAGGATCTGGAGTTTGCTGAATTCACAGTAAGAAGCAGGGGAGAGGAATAA
- the ispF gene encoding 2-C-methyl-D-erythritol 2,4-cyclodiphosphate synthase, protein MIAVGQGFDVHQLVEGRPCIIGGVTIPYEKGLLGHSDADVLLHAISDAILGALGLGDIGRHFPDTDPAFKDADSLKLLEHVWALARERGYRLGNIDSTIIAQKPKMAPYIPQMAEIIARALEADLSKVNVKATTTEQLGFTGRGEGIAAQSIVCLLQDVISS, encoded by the coding sequence ATGATTGCTGTAGGACAAGGATTTGATGTGCATCAGCTGGTGGAAGGAAGGCCGTGTATTATTGGCGGGGTGACGATTCCTTATGAGAAAGGGCTGCTGGGACATTCTGATGCGGATGTACTGCTGCATGCAATAAGTGATGCCATACTGGGGGCGCTGGGCCTTGGGGATATCGGCAGGCATTTTCCGGATACGGATCCTGCCTTCAAGGATGCTGACAGCCTCAAGCTGCTGGAGCATGTATGGGCGCTCGCCCGTGAGCGGGGATACCGGCTGGGGAATATTGATTCGACTATTATTGCCCAGAAGCCGAAGATGGCACCGTATATTCCGCAGATGGCCGAAATCATTGCCCGTGCGCTTGAAGCAGACCTCTCAAAGGTGAATGTAAAAGCGACAACCACGGAGCAGCTCGGGTTCACCGGGCGCGGAGAAGGAATTGCTGCACAATCTATTGTCTGTCTGCTTCAAGATGTGATATCATCTTGA